A genomic stretch from Deinococcus radiotolerans includes:
- a CDS encoding 2-isopropylmalate synthase: MTTDTNRIRIFDTTLRDGEQSPGVALNHTQKLEIAHQLARMGVDVIEAGFPIASPGDLEGVSRIAREVRGPIITGLARAARPDIEAAAKAVEAAEKPRIHTFIATSPIHMAKKLQLEPDAVVERAIQAVTYARSFVDDVEFSAEDATRSDTAFLIRIFQAAVEAGATTINIPDTVGYTTPEEIRALFAEIRAALPAHVILSAHCHDDLGMAVANSIAAAQGGARQIECTINGIGERAGNASLEELVMAFHTRRDHYGFETGIRTRELYRASRMVSRLSGMPVQPNKAIVGDNAFAHESGIHQDGVIKARETYEIMNAELVGREAAVLVMGKHSGRAAFRKALNDLGYTDLTDDKVQHLFGRFKDLADRKGQIYADDLRALVEARSDVPQTFTLEGFQITSGMNMTPVAFVRLQTPDGAVEATAHGDGPVEAAFQAINRITGLNPELESYRIQAVTKGGDALGEVNIGARHGETTLHGSGVATDVVEASARAWVRIHNMVVAGLGTERRQGEFAPGRI, encoded by the coding sequence ATGACCACCGACACCAACCGCATCCGCATCTTCGACACCACCCTGCGCGACGGCGAGCAGAGCCCCGGCGTGGCCCTGAACCACACGCAGAAACTGGAGATCGCCCACCAGCTCGCCCGCATGGGCGTGGACGTCATCGAGGCCGGGTTCCCCATCGCCAGCCCCGGTGACCTGGAAGGTGTGAGCCGCATCGCCCGCGAGGTCCGCGGCCCGATCATCACCGGTCTGGCCCGCGCCGCCCGCCCCGACATCGAGGCCGCCGCGAAAGCCGTCGAGGCCGCCGAGAAACCCCGCATCCACACCTTCATTGCCACCAGCCCCATCCACATGGCGAAGAAACTTCAGCTGGAACCCGACGCGGTCGTCGAGCGCGCCATCCAGGCCGTCACCTACGCCCGCTCCTTCGTGGACGACGTGGAATTCAGCGCCGAGGACGCCACCCGCAGCGACACCGCCTTCCTGATCCGCATCTTCCAGGCAGCTGTGGAGGCCGGGGCGACCACCATTAACATCCCCGACACCGTCGGCTACACCACGCCCGAGGAGATCCGCGCGCTGTTCGCCGAGATCCGCGCCGCGCTGCCCGCCCACGTCATCCTCAGCGCCCACTGCCACGACGACCTGGGCATGGCGGTCGCGAACTCCATCGCCGCCGCGCAGGGCGGCGCGCGGCAGATCGAGTGCACCATCAACGGCATCGGCGAGCGCGCCGGGAACGCCAGCCTGGAAGAACTCGTCATGGCCTTCCACACCCGCCGCGACCACTACGGCTTCGAGACCGGCATCCGCACCCGCGAGCTGTACCGCGCCAGCCGCATGGTCAGCCGTCTGAGCGGCATGCCCGTCCAGCCCAACAAGGCCATCGTCGGGGACAACGCCTTCGCGCACGAGAGCGGCATCCACCAGGACGGCGTCATCAAGGCCCGCGAGACGTACGAGATCATGAACGCCGAACTCGTCGGCCGCGAAGCCGCCGTGCTCGTCATGGGCAAACACAGTGGCCGCGCCGCGTTCCGCAAGGCCCTGAACGACCTGGGCTACACCGACCTGACCGACGACAAGGTCCAGCACCTGTTCGGCCGCTTCAAGGACCTCGCCGACCGCAAGGGCCAGATCTACGCCGACGACCTGCGCGCCCTCGTCGAGGCCCGCAGCGACGTCCCGCAGACCTTCACGCTGGAAGGGTTCCAGATCACCAGCGGCATGAACATGACCCCCGTGGCGTTCGTGCGGCTCCAGACGCCAGACGGCGCCGTCGAGGCCACCGCGCACGGCGACGGGCCCGTCGAGGCCGCGTTCCAGGCCATCAACCGCATCACCGGCCTGAACCCCGAACTGGAAAGCTACCGCATCCAGGCCGTCACCAAGGGCGGCGACGCGCTGGGCGAGGTGAACATCGGCGCCCGCCACGGCGAGACCACCCTGCACGGCAGCGGCGTCGCCACCGACGTCGTCGAGGCCAGCGCCCGCGCCTGGGTCCGCATTCACAACATGGTCGTTGCGGGCCTGGGGACCGAGCGCCGCCAGGGTGAATTCGCCCCCGGCCGCATCTGA